One region of Pyramidobacter sp. YE332 genomic DNA includes:
- a CDS encoding 2-oxo acid dehydrogenase subunit E2: MATFITMPKLGLTMTEGTISKWLKKEGDSVATGDSLFVVSTDKLTYEYRAEVNGTLLKIVVPEEGTVAVGGEVGIVGGVGESAEAAPAAKVVSAKVPEASVTLPAATVSPLQESAVNVSPKARAFAKARGIDVSLIVGHGEPPMVHLSDAKAYADARTVNATPKARSLAKERKVDLSAVAGHGEPPMIHMADVEAWLAANKVKSSPLAAKMAAELGVDMADLGLGRRRVMSGDVMKAAGVVPAASATKVSEAVKLCENDADARPMTKMRQIISERMTESAAAIPSVNYQTEVDCTALKAMRNALKNDGAKISFNDIIMKACAQILVEMPMCNCSTDMEHKRYIMHSFVNIGLAVAVDGGLIVPNVKNVQVKGLAEISGESAALVEKARSGSLMPDDMSGGTFTISSLGMFGIKHFTPIINPPESCILGVTMIEDRAVVRNGQIVIRPMSTFCLTADHRSVDGADAAKFLQRLKELLENPYLMLL; encoded by the coding sequence ATGGCAACTTTTATTACAATGCCCAAACTCGGTCTGACGATGACTGAAGGAACGATTTCGAAATGGTTGAAGAAAGAAGGAGATTCAGTTGCGACGGGAGACTCCCTGTTCGTCGTTTCTACCGACAAGCTGACCTACGAGTATCGGGCGGAGGTAAACGGGACGCTGCTGAAGATCGTCGTGCCCGAAGAGGGAACAGTTGCCGTCGGCGGCGAAGTGGGCATTGTAGGAGGAGTCGGCGAATCGGCCGAGGCCGCTCCCGCGGCGAAGGTCGTTTCCGCCAAAGTCCCGGAAGCCAGCGTAACGTTACCCGCCGCGACGGTATCGCCGCTGCAGGAGAGCGCTGTTAACGTTTCGCCCAAGGCTCGCGCCTTTGCGAAAGCCCGTGGTATCGATGTTTCACTAATCGTGGGACACGGCGAACCTCCCATGGTTCACCTCTCGGACGCCAAGGCCTATGCGGATGCCCGTACCGTCAATGCGACGCCTAAAGCGCGGAGTCTGGCGAAAGAGAGAAAGGTGGATCTTTCCGCTGTTGCCGGTCACGGAGAGCCGCCTATGATCCACATGGCCGACGTGGAAGCATGGCTTGCCGCGAATAAGGTCAAGTCATCGCCGCTCGCTGCGAAGATGGCTGCGGAGCTTGGCGTGGACATGGCTGATTTGGGGCTCGGCCGTCGTCGCGTTATGAGCGGCGATGTCATGAAAGCCGCTGGGGTCGTTCCCGCAGCTTCTGCCACCAAAGTCTCAGAGGCTGTGAAACTCTGTGAGAACGACGCGGACGCAAGACCCATGACGAAAATGCGCCAGATTATCTCGGAGCGTATGACCGAAAGCGCCGCTGCGATTCCCTCGGTCAATTACCAGACTGAGGTGGACTGCACTGCTCTCAAGGCAATGCGCAATGCGTTGAAGAACGACGGCGCCAAAATCTCCTTCAACGACATTATCATGAAGGCCTGCGCTCAGATCCTCGTGGAGATGCCCATGTGCAACTGCTCGACCGACATGGAGCACAAGCGTTATATCATGCACAGCTTCGTCAATATCGGTCTTGCTGTGGCGGTGGACGGTGGCTTGATAGTTCCCAACGTCAAGAACGTGCAGGTCAAGGGACTGGCAGAAATTTCAGGCGAGAGTGCAGCGCTTGTGGAAAAGGCCCGCAGCGGCAGTTTGATGCCCGACGACATGTCCGGCGGCACCTTTACGATTTCCAGCCTGGGCATGTTCGGCATCAAGCACTTTACACCCATCATCAACCCGCCTGAATCCTGCATTCTTGGCGTAACCATGATTGAAGACCGCGCCGTGGTACGGAATGGACAGATCGTGATCCGCCCGATGAGCACCTTCTGCCTGACTGCCGATCACCGTTCTGTGGACGGCGCCGATGCGGCAAAGTTTCTGCAGAGGTTGAAAGAGCTTCTGGAAAACCCTTACCTGATGCTGCTCTGA
- a CDS encoding TRAP transporter large permease, producing the protein MSEFFSDSALWTVILFFIPLLLGVPIAISLGMTAIVVAIGWDMGYQMLSYSYFSGIAKFPLLAIPFFVMAGVIMEKVGIAERLIALIKQLVGDMPGGLAVATVLVAAFWGAVSGSGPATVAALGLILIPGMVNAGYDKPFATAVVSVAAGLAIIIPPSICFIVYGDIMEQSIGTLFAAGVFPGLVVAGCLCVLVYLVSVKRGYRGAPRGASREVWKAFVDALWGLITPVIILGGVYGGIFTPTEAAAVAVFYGLFVGMVVYRTMSWKMFYDILVDTVVSTAVVMLVVTCAGLYGWIGATIGLIDKIAAVLLSVSDSPVIILLMINVILLFAGMLLDAISICYIFLPILMPIIAHFQWDPIWFGVMMTVNLAIGQVTPPVAVNLYVGARISNLSIEDIVPDVLPQLFAALIALLLITLFPSITTALPHWMGML; encoded by the coding sequence ATGAGCGAATTCTTTTCGGATTCGGCGCTCTGGACTGTCATCCTTTTCTTCATCCCCCTGCTTCTCGGCGTGCCTATCGCCATTTCCTTGGGCATGACGGCCATCGTCGTCGCCATTGGTTGGGATATGGGTTACCAGATGCTTTCCTACAGCTACTTTTCAGGCATTGCCAAGTTCCCTCTGCTCGCAATCCCTTTCTTCGTCATGGCTGGCGTCATTATGGAGAAGGTGGGGATCGCGGAACGCCTGATCGCCCTGATTAAGCAGCTTGTGGGCGACATGCCCGGCGGACTTGCAGTGGCGACCGTTCTCGTCGCCGCTTTTTGGGGGGCCGTTTCGGGATCGGGGCCTGCTACGGTAGCCGCCCTGGGACTTATCCTTATCCCCGGCATGGTCAACGCCGGATACGACAAACCTTTTGCGACGGCCGTAGTGTCGGTCGCAGCGGGGCTCGCCATCATCATCCCTCCGAGTATTTGCTTCATCGTCTACGGGGATATCATGGAGCAGTCCATCGGCACGCTGTTTGCTGCCGGCGTGTTCCCCGGGTTGGTGGTTGCCGGATGTCTGTGCGTTCTCGTTTATCTCGTATCGGTAAAACGCGGCTACCGCGGCGCTCCCCGGGGGGCTTCCAGGGAGGTGTGGAAGGCCTTCGTGGATGCCTTGTGGGGACTTATTACTCCCGTGATTATCCTCGGCGGAGTGTACGGTGGAATTTTCACTCCGACCGAAGCCGCAGCTGTGGCCGTGTTCTACGGCCTGTTTGTCGGCATGGTGGTCTACCGCACCATGTCATGGAAGATGTTCTACGATATTCTCGTCGACACGGTAGTCTCGACCGCCGTAGTCATGCTCGTGGTCACCTGCGCCGGGCTTTACGGCTGGATTGGAGCCACTATCGGCCTGATCGATAAAATTGCGGCGGTCCTGCTGTCTGTTTCTGACAGCCCCGTCATTATCCTGCTCATGATCAACGTGATCTTGCTTTTTGCGGGCATGCTTCTCGATGCTATTTCGATCTGCTACATCTTTCTGCCCATTCTGATGCCCATTATCGCTCATTTTCAGTGGGATCCCATCTGGTTCGGCGTCATGATGACCGTCAACTTGGCAATCGGGCAGGTCACGCCTCCTGTAGCAGTCAATCTCTATGTTGGGGCTCGCATCAGCAACCTGTCGATTGAAGATATAGTCCCAGACGTCCTCCCTCAGCTTTTTGCTGCTTTGATTGCGCTGTTGCTGATCACGTTGTTTCCCTCGATTACGACGGCCCTTCCTCATTGGATGGGTATGCTGTAG
- a CDS encoding TRAP transporter small permease yields the protein MLKKFFAYFEEIVGAVVLFIMVSITFVNVMTRYVIVYPLSFTEEVTVNLFVWLVMAGTSLAFRQNANLAMTFVYNHLPKKVRKICFCFSCFLTVVFFGLLTWLGTSQVIDEIELGSVTESLAIPSAVYSAAVPFFSVIILIRFSQAARDFVAQGRY from the coding sequence ATGTTGAAAAAATTCTTCGCCTACTTTGAAGAGATCGTGGGCGCGGTTGTCCTTTTTATAATGGTTTCGATCACCTTCGTAAACGTGATGACTCGCTATGTTATTGTTTATCCGCTTTCGTTTACCGAGGAAGTGACGGTTAACCTCTTCGTGTGGCTCGTGATGGCGGGAACATCCTTGGCCTTCCGCCAGAATGCGAATCTAGCCATGACCTTTGTATATAATCATCTACCGAAGAAAGTTCGCAAGATTTGTTTCTGCTTTTCCTGCTTTCTGACGGTGGTCTTCTTCGGTCTGCTGACGTGGCTCGGAACCTCTCAGGTGATAGATGAGATTGAACTCGGATCTGTCACAGAGTCGCTCGCTATCCCATCGGCCGTGTATTCTGCTGCGGTCCCCTTCTTTTCTGTCATTATTTTGATTAGATTTTCGCAGGCTGCGCGTGATTTCGTCGCGCAGGGCAGATATTGA
- a CDS encoding DctP family TRAP transporter solute-binding subunit yields MAAYKSEYKLDIVPSITTAWGQGAQYFADLVRTRTDGRVNIKVYPNAQLTTGKQTNAFMMIRNGAIDFACQSSINWSPQVVELNLFAMPFFVAEQPDRYAAMDAITGGKSGAMIKTAVELKGVKVLAYGENGFRELTNSKREIHTPEDFKGLKLRVVGSKLFLDTYKAMGANPIAMNWSDTMTALQQGVVDGQENPINTFYPVKVYEYNKYMLDWHCVIDPTLFSVNPGVWKSFTKEDQAIIEEAAKEAAKFQIALARIGLDDGWAYDYLAKMNKLPEVTDWYKELAKVGMVVTKLTPEQTAAFAALAKPVRDEWYSKFPQIMDQAVADMAAVAKK; encoded by the coding sequence ATGGCAGCCTACAAAAGCGAGTACAAACTTGATATCGTTCCCAGCATTACCACCGCCTGGGGGCAGGGAGCGCAATACTTTGCGGATCTGGTTCGTACCAGGACGGACGGGCGCGTCAACATTAAGGTCTATCCCAACGCTCAGTTGACTACCGGCAAGCAGACCAACGCCTTTATGATGATCCGCAACGGGGCTATCGACTTTGCCTGTCAGTCCTCGATCAACTGGTCTCCTCAGGTGGTGGAGCTGAATCTTTTCGCTATGCCCTTCTTCGTGGCGGAGCAGCCCGATCGCTATGCCGCGATGGACGCCATCACAGGCGGCAAAAGCGGCGCCATGATCAAGACTGCCGTGGAACTCAAGGGCGTTAAAGTTCTCGCTTACGGCGAAAACGGATTCCGCGAGTTAACCAACTCGAAAAGGGAGATCCACACCCCGGAGGATTTCAAAGGGTTGAAACTCCGCGTCGTTGGCTCCAAACTGTTCCTCGACACCTACAAAGCTATGGGAGCCAATCCCATCGCCATGAACTGGTCCGACACGATGACCGCCCTGCAGCAGGGCGTCGTCGACGGCCAGGAGAACCCAATCAACACCTTCTACCCCGTAAAAGTCTACGAGTACAACAAGTACATGCTAGACTGGCACTGTGTAATTGATCCCACATTGTTCTCGGTGAACCCTGGCGTCTGGAAGTCCTTCACTAAGGAAGATCAGGCAATCATCGAGGAGGCGGCCAAGGAAGCCGCGAAATTCCAGATTGCCCTTGCCCGGATTGGCCTTGACGACGGCTGGGCCTATGATTACCTTGCCAAGATGAACAAGTTGCCCGAAGTTACCGACTGGTATAAAGAACTCGCCAAGGTCGGAATGGTCGTCACCAAGCTGACTCCGGAGCAGACCGCCGCCTTCGCCGCTCTGGCAAAGCCGGTTCGCGACGAGTGGTACAGCAAGTTCCCTCAGATCATGGATCAGGCAGTCGCAGATATGGCCGCCGTCGCCAAGAAGTAG
- a CDS encoding alpha-ketoacid dehydrogenase subunit beta, protein MKTITFSQATQEAMIEEMERDPSVFVMGEDIARQGGIFGQFKELPGRFGTDRVRDTPISETAIVGAAVGAALAGMRPVADMHFADFMLVCGDEVFNQMAKVHYMFGAQKTVPMVLRAPDGLISQAAAQHSQMVEGIFAHIPGLKIVSPSNPADAKGLLKSAIRDDNPVIYFEHKALFSTKGEVPEDSDFYVPIGKGRIDKVGTDVTVVSWSHCLHTTCQEVVKLAEKEGISVELIDLRTIVPWDKEMVLESVTKTSRLCIVHEAVKHGGFGGEIAATVAEEAIGMLDAPILRFGAPFTPVPFARTLEQAYRLSPEKIVAGIRKMF, encoded by the coding sequence ATGAAGACCATCACTTTTTCTCAGGCAACTCAAGAGGCCATGATCGAAGAGATGGAGCGTGACCCCTCCGTATTCGTCATGGGAGAGGACATCGCCCGTCAAGGAGGCATTTTCGGCCAATTCAAGGAACTCCCGGGACGCTTCGGCACCGATAGAGTCCGCGACACGCCGATCAGTGAAACGGCGATCGTCGGTGCTGCCGTCGGGGCTGCTCTTGCGGGTATGCGTCCCGTTGCCGATATGCATTTTGCCGATTTTATGCTCGTCTGCGGCGACGAGGTGTTCAACCAAATGGCTAAAGTTCATTACATGTTCGGAGCTCAAAAGACTGTTCCCATGGTCCTCCGCGCTCCTGATGGATTGATCAGCCAGGCTGCCGCACAGCATTCTCAAATGGTTGAGGGGATTTTTGCACATATTCCTGGGTTGAAGATTGTTTCCCCCTCCAATCCCGCCGATGCGAAAGGACTCTTGAAATCTGCGATTCGTGATGACAACCCCGTTATCTACTTTGAGCACAAAGCCCTCTTCAGCACCAAAGGCGAAGTCCCGGAAGACAGCGATTTTTACGTTCCTATTGGCAAAGGCCGAATTGATAAAGTCGGTACGGATGTGACGGTGGTTTCTTGGTCTCACTGTTTGCACACTACGTGCCAGGAAGTCGTTAAACTGGCAGAAAAGGAAGGTATCAGCGTTGAGTTGATCGACCTTCGTACGATCGTTCCCTGGGATAAGGAAATGGTTCTTGAGTCCGTTACGAAGACTAGTCGCCTCTGTATTGTCCATGAAGCTGTGAAGCATGGCGGTTTTGGCGGTGAAATCGCCGCTACCGTTGCTGAAGAAGCCATCGGAATGCTTGACGCGCCGATCCTTCGTTTCGGAGCTCCCTTTACTCCGGTTCCGTTCGCTCGCACGCTGGAGCAGGCCTACCGCCTTTCGCCGGAGAAGATCGTGGCTGGCATCAGGAAAATGTTCTAG
- a CDS encoding thiamine pyrophosphate-dependent dehydrogenase E1 component subunit alpha, giving the protein MSALAIHKEPTVPVRKYSKKLLTELYGKMVTIRLFEQTVESHFLAGEIPGFVHLYIGEEAIAAGIMANLTNRDYIESTHRGHGHTIAKGADLKRMMAEIFGKATGYCKGKGGSMHIADFSIGMLGANGIVGGGYTLAVGAGLATKLSGEDKVSVVFFGDGASNRGTFHEALNMAAIWQLPVLFVCEMNQWASTTPYRTTTSVENIADRCQGYSIPGYVVDGNDVLAVYEAAKDIVADIRAGKGPALLECKTYRIKGHFVGDPEKYRTKEEVQHEFETNNPITRFEEKVLKAGALTQADLDAVYKQAEQEIAEALKFAKESPEPSPEAIYEDLYV; this is encoded by the coding sequence ATGAGTGCGCTTGCCATTCATAAGGAACCGACGGTTCCTGTGAGGAAGTATAGCAAAAAACTGTTGACGGAGCTCTACGGAAAGATGGTAACCATCCGGCTTTTTGAACAGACGGTCGAATCTCATTTCCTTGCGGGTGAGATCCCTGGGTTCGTGCACCTCTACATCGGCGAAGAAGCCATTGCTGCTGGTATTATGGCAAATCTAACTAATCGCGATTACATCGAAAGTACCCATCGCGGCCATGGCCATACAATCGCCAAAGGAGCCGATCTAAAACGCATGATGGCCGAAATCTTTGGCAAAGCTACGGGCTACTGCAAAGGCAAGGGTGGTTCTATGCACATCGCGGATTTTAGCATTGGCATGCTCGGGGCTAACGGCATTGTGGGCGGCGGCTACACTTTAGCAGTTGGCGCTGGATTGGCCACAAAACTTTCTGGCGAAGACAAGGTTTCCGTTGTGTTCTTCGGCGATGGCGCTTCCAATCGCGGCACTTTTCACGAGGCTCTGAACATGGCGGCCATCTGGCAGCTGCCAGTGTTATTCGTTTGTGAAATGAACCAGTGGGCTTCCACGACTCCTTACAGAACCACCACATCCGTAGAAAACATTGCCGATCGTTGCCAGGGATACTCCATTCCCGGCTATGTTGTGGACGGAAACGATGTTTTAGCTGTGTATGAGGCCGCGAAGGACATTGTCGCAGATATCCGCGCGGGGAAAGGTCCCGCCCTCTTGGAGTGCAAGACGTATCGAATCAAGGGACACTTCGTGGGTGACCCCGAGAAATACCGCACAAAAGAGGAAGTTCAGCACGAATTCGAGACCAACAACCCGATCACCCGTTTTGAGGAAAAGGTTTTGAAGGCCGGAGCCTTGACCCAGGCTGATCTCGATGCCGTCTATAAGCAGGCGGAACAGGAAATTGCCGAGGCACTGAAGTTTGCCAAGGAAAGTCCGGAGCCATCGCCTGAAGCGATTTATGAGGATCTCTACGTATAA
- a CDS encoding GntR family transcriptional regulator, whose translation MLTTKRDIAYKRIKEMILQGDLTSESTPSEKSLGDELGMSRTPVREALQRLVMEGFMKGFSHKGSMVNEISIVEAVEIVELRMAVEEFVIQNLSLPLSGEQCAKLQAMVDSQEGLAAAGNSSAFLESDVEFHDYLASLYGNQLLRDTLKSARERFLAPGGVILRNKPQMLEALEGHVKILDALRKGDSEEAKRQMHAHMVFAKHVLIS comes from the coding sequence TTGCTCACTACAAAAAGGGATATTGCGTACAAAAGAATCAAAGAAATGATTCTTCAAGGAGATTTAACGTCGGAATCCACCCCTTCGGAGAAAAGTCTCGGCGATGAGCTTGGCATGAGCCGAACTCCTGTACGTGAAGCTCTTCAGAGGCTAGTTATGGAGGGATTCATGAAGGGATTTTCGCATAAAGGTTCTATGGTCAACGAGATCTCGATAGTCGAAGCTGTGGAGATCGTGGAGTTACGTATGGCTGTGGAGGAGTTCGTCATTCAGAATCTCAGTCTTCCTCTGAGCGGCGAACAATGCGCGAAGCTGCAGGCGATGGTCGATTCTCAGGAGGGGCTCGCAGCCGCCGGCAATTCGTCGGCTTTCCTTGAGAGCGACGTGGAATTTCATGACTATCTGGCAAGTCTTTACGGCAATCAGCTGCTGAGAGATACGCTTAAAAGCGCTCGAGAGCGCTTTCTCGCCCCCGGCGGGGTCATTTTGCGCAACAAACCCCAGATGCTGGAGGCACTGGAAGGGCACGTGAAAATACTTGATGCCCTGCGAAAGGGGGACTCGGAAGAGGCCAAGCGGCAGATGCACGCCCACATGGTTTTTGCGAAGCACGTGCTGATTTCCTGA
- a CDS encoding winged helix-turn-helix domain-containing protein produces the protein MPVKYEITSEQQAEIEAARKKNRNKKIEAKLRILSLRAEGKTLKEISEITEYHFTNVSKIISQFIHRGLSYVLQCHYLGNHRNMTYEQEEAVLAPYLEKAGKGEIVSVAEIAQAYQTAVGHTISPTQIYAVLKRHGWRKVMPRSRHPRKANEEAIEASKN, from the coding sequence ATGCCCGTAAAATACGAGATCACATCGGAACAGCAGGCGGAAATCGAAGCAGCGCGGAAAAAGAATCGCAACAAGAAGATCGAAGCCAAACTGAGAATCCTCAGCTTGCGCGCCGAAGGGAAAACCCTGAAAGAAATCAGCGAAATCACGGAATACCACTTCACGAACGTCAGCAAGATCATCTCGCAGTTTATCCATCGCGGTCTCTCGTATGTGCTGCAATGCCATTACCTCGGCAACCATCGGAACATGACCTATGAGCAGGAAGAAGCCGTACTTGCTCCTTACCTGGAGAAAGCCGGGAAAGGAGAAATCGTTTCGGTGGCGGAAATAGCCCAAGCCTATCAGACCGCGGTGGGACATACTATCAGTCCGACTCAGATTTACGCGGTCCTGAAACGTCATGGCTGGAGAAAAGTCATGCCGCGCAGCCGTCACCCCAGGAAAGCGAACGAGGAGGCCATCGAGGCCTCAAAAAATTAA
- a CDS encoding IS630 family transposase — MAGEKSCRAAVTPGKRTRRPSRPQKINAQVQELKELSTTGNVRLMFQDEAGFGRINTPKYCWCRKGIRPNVPCLHIREYRYAYGAVEPLTGESLFLIMPNCDSDCMNVFLRELSHRFPEDHILLCCDGAAWHKSKALQVPANITLFHIPPYTPEMNPIEQIWRELRCQGFRNEIFSTLENVVERLCRTIRNLTAQTIRSITARQWIVRCFK, encoded by the coding sequence ATGGCTGGAGAAAAGTCATGCCGCGCAGCCGTCACCCCAGGAAAGCGAACGAGGAGGCCATCGAGGCCTCAAAAAATTAACGCTCAAGTTCAGGAATTAAAAGAGTTATCCACAACAGGGAACGTCAGACTGATGTTTCAGGACGAAGCCGGCTTCGGCAGAATCAACACGCCCAAATACTGCTGGTGCAGGAAAGGCATTCGACCGAACGTTCCCTGCCTTCACATCCGCGAATACCGCTATGCTTACGGTGCCGTAGAGCCGCTTACGGGAGAAAGCCTCTTTCTGATCATGCCCAACTGCGACAGCGATTGCATGAACGTTTTCCTGCGGGAACTTTCACACCGATTTCCGGAAGACCATATTCTGCTCTGCTGTGACGGAGCTGCCTGGCACAAGTCCAAAGCGCTTCAGGTTCCTGCCAACATCACCCTGTTCCATATTCCCCCCTATACCCCCGAGATGAACCCCATTGAGCAGATCTGGAGAGAGCTGCGCTGTCAGGGCTTTCGAAACGAGATTTTTTCGACGCTTGAGAACGTTGTCGAGCGTCTGTGCCGCACGATCAGAAATCTCACCGCTCAGACCATAAGGAGTATTACCGCAAGACAATGGATTGTTAGGTGCTTTAAATGA
- a CDS encoding carbon starvation CstA family protein: protein MLFPMMFGISAVIFIIGYIVYGRFMANVYGLSDTNETPAVKFEDGIDYCPAHPAVLLGHHFASIAGAGPITGPIAAAMKFGWLPTILWCVIGSTFLGGPHDMGALVASLRHDGQSIGAVVEKWIGKTGKFLFLSFTILTLILVVAVFLVMSAGTFAADPVVAFVSSLYIILAIIAGFMIYRWHVPLWVVTIVMLALIVGGCVKVNAETAPWLINTVFAHDINFWNAFLGVYIFFASILPVWMLLQPRDYLASYFLYFAVAIGAYGMFAGSALDSKTVSVVAANVRYFGFSSSAMWPAMFVLVACGAISGFHSLVGSGTTSKQLRKEKDAVLVGYGAMLIEGLVAVISIGTLMVLGLEGAKGLSPVQIFSLGFGKFSTLVGLDATFGARLGAIAINSFLLTSLDTATRLARYQVQEITGGKVSMYPATIFVIVLALCLVYTKTHDVSGKVIAAWLAIWPIFGAANQMVAALSLLSIAAWVKLGLKKKHTFVYAPFWFMLVTTVFSLIIEVKERFAVAQPNYLLSCLAVILIVLGIAMSIAGIRTMHSSEKQSA, encoded by the coding sequence ATGCTGTTCCCAATGATGTTTGGTATTTCTGCTGTCATATTTATCATCGGCTACATCGTTTATGGGCGCTTTATGGCGAATGTGTACGGCCTTTCCGACACGAACGAGACTCCTGCTGTCAAGTTCGAAGATGGGATCGACTATTGTCCTGCCCATCCGGCCGTCTTGCTGGGGCACCACTTTGCTTCGATTGCCGGCGCTGGACCCATCACGGGGCCCATCGCCGCAGCCATGAAGTTTGGCTGGCTGCCTACGATTTTATGGTGCGTCATCGGTTCGACCTTCCTCGGCGGACCTCACGACATGGGCGCCCTGGTTGCTTCTCTTCGCCACGACGGCCAGTCGATCGGCGCGGTCGTTGAAAAATGGATCGGCAAAACGGGGAAATTCCTTTTCCTGAGTTTTACCATCCTCACGCTGATCCTTGTCGTCGCCGTCTTCCTGGTCATGTCCGCCGGCACGTTTGCGGCTGATCCTGTCGTTGCGTTTGTCAGCTCTCTTTATATCATATTGGCGATTATCGCCGGCTTCATGATTTATCGCTGGCATGTTCCTCTCTGGGTTGTCACGATCGTCATGCTCGCTTTGATCGTCGGCGGCTGCGTCAAGGTGAACGCCGAGACGGCCCCTTGGCTGATCAACACCGTTTTTGCCCATGACATCAACTTCTGGAACGCGTTCCTCGGCGTTTATATTTTCTTTGCTTCCATCCTGCCGGTGTGGATGCTCCTTCAGCCCCGCGATTACCTTGCCTCTTACTTCCTGTATTTTGCCGTGGCCATCGGCGCGTACGGCATGTTCGCCGGCAGTGCGCTTGATTCCAAGACCGTTTCCGTAGTGGCTGCCAACGTCCGCTACTTCGGTTTCTCTTCCAGCGCCATGTGGCCTGCCATGTTCGTCCTGGTTGCCTGCGGCGCCATTTCCGGTTTCCATAGCCTCGTCGGCAGCGGCACGACGTCCAAGCAGCTCCGCAAGGAGAAGGATGCCGTTCTTGTCGGCTACGGCGCCATGCTGATCGAAGGTCTGGTGGCCGTCATCTCCATCGGTACGCTGATGGTGCTTGGCCTTGAAGGCGCAAAGGGACTTTCTCCCGTGCAGATTTTCTCGTTGGGTTTCGGTAAGTTCTCGACGCTTGTGGGACTTGACGCCACGTTCGGTGCCCGTTTGGGCGCCATTGCCATCAACAGCTTCCTGCTGACTTCTCTTGATACGGCGACTCGTCTGGCCCGCTATCAAGTCCAGGAGATTACCGGCGGCAAAGTCAGCATGTATCCTGCGACGATTTTCGTTATCGTCCTCGCTCTTTGCCTGGTCTACACCAAGACTCACGATGTGAGCGGCAAGGTGATCGCGGCGTGGCTGGCGATCTGGCCGATTTTCGGCGCCGCCAACCAAATGGTCGCCGCTCTGAGCCTTCTGAGCATCGCGGCCTGGGTCAAGCTTGGCCTCAAAAAGAAGCATACTTTTGTGTATGCTCCCTTCTGGTTCATGCTTGTAACGACGGTCTTCTCGCTGATCATCGAGGTGAAGGAGCGGTTCGCGGTCGCTCAGCCCAACTATCTGCTTTCCTGCTTGGCGGTTATCCTCATCGTTCTGGGGATCGCCATGTCCATCGCGGGAATCAGGACCATGCATTCCAGCGAAAAACAAAGCGCCTGA